A window of the Algihabitans albus genome harbors these coding sequences:
- a CDS encoding GNAT family N-acetyltransferase, translating into MSYEIQQATPADDAQIEALLDRTFGYDRKQRTSYRLRDGIAPLPRLSFVARHADGGLLASIRYWPIRIARTPAILLGPLAVEPALQGQGYGKALVRHSLSEAKRQGHRLCVVIGAPGYYEPFGFVSAPAAGLVMPGPVAPERFQVLALRAGALAGLHGVLGRTDAADPESDRAPRRA; encoded by the coding sequence ATGAGCTACGAGATCCAGCAGGCCACACCCGCAGACGACGCCCAGATCGAGGCGTTGCTCGACCGCACCTTCGGCTACGACCGCAAGCAGCGGACCTCCTACCGGCTGCGTGACGGGATCGCGCCGCTTCCGCGGCTGTCCTTCGTCGCGCGCCATGCCGACGGCGGCCTGCTGGCCTCGATCCGCTACTGGCCGATCCGAATCGCGCGGACGCCCGCGATCCTGCTCGGTCCCCTGGCCGTCGAGCCGGCCTTGCAGGGACAGGGTTACGGCAAGGCGCTGGTCCGTCACAGCCTGAGCGAGGCGAAGCGCCAGGGGCACCGTCTTTGCGTCGTGATCGGTGCGCCCGGCTACTATGAACCCTTCGGCTTCGTCTCGGCGCCGGCCGCCGGCCTGGTGATGCCCGGCCCGGTCGCGCCGGAGCGCTTTCAGGTGCTGGCGCTGCGGGCGGGCGCGCTGGCGGGCTTGCATGGCGTGCTGGGCCGGACGGATGCCGCCGACCCGGAGAGCGACCGCGCGCCGCGCCGCGCCTAG
- a CDS encoding TspO/MBR family protein, translated as MTEPPQAARRTTARDWLLLAGFLALPLGVGQIGRFPAEANQDWYDGLAQLAVKPPGWAFPVAWTLLFVLMAVAAWLVWRAAVAAGEPERARKPLLLWGLQLAVNFTWPFVFFGAQAPLLGLLVILLLFLLVALTARSFADLSRPAAWLLVPYLLWLTYAAVLNAGIVVLN; from the coding sequence ATGACGGAGCCGCCGCAAGCCGCCCGGCGGACGACGGCGCGCGACTGGCTCCTGCTTGCCGGGTTTTTGGCGCTGCCCCTGGGCGTCGGGCAGATCGGCCGCTTTCCAGCCGAGGCCAATCAGGACTGGTACGACGGGCTCGCGCAGCTTGCAGTCAAACCGCCCGGCTGGGCCTTCCCGGTCGCCTGGACCCTACTCTTCGTTCTGATGGCGGTGGCCGCCTGGCTGGTCTGGCGGGCGGCCGTGGCGGCGGGCGAACCGGAACGGGCACGCAAACCGCTGCTGCTCTGGGGCCTCCAACTGGCCGTCAACTTCACCTGGCCCTTCGTCTTCTTCGGGGCCCAGGCGCCCCTGCTCGGCCTGCTGGTGATTCTGCTGCTCTTCCTGCTCGTGGCCCTGACCGCACGCAGCTTCGCCGACCTCAGCCGTCCGGCCGCCTGGCTGCTGGTCCCCTATCTGCTGTGGCTGACCTACGCCGCTGTCCTGAACGCCGGCATCGTGGTGTTGAACTAG
- a CDS encoding GFA family protein encodes MKGDMEETHGSCHCGDVRWVFTPPIKTVVKCHCGNCRKLQGSDYSTWVVVPSEQFHITEGERRLTTYRTGVSSKSFCPRCGTAAYLVNGRHFPGHVVLALGSLDGCSDALAPHVQVYTPDRAVWVKLHDDEPVLS; translated from the coding sequence ATGAAGGGCGACATGGAGGAAACCCACGGCAGTTGTCATTGCGGAGACGTGCGCTGGGTCTTCACCCCGCCGATCAAGACCGTCGTAAAGTGTCACTGCGGAAACTGCCGCAAGCTGCAGGGGTCGGACTACAGCACCTGGGTGGTGGTGCCCTCGGAGCAGTTCCATATCACCGAAGGCGAGCGGAGGCTGACGACCTATCGCACCGGCGTGTCTAGCAAAAGCTTTTGCCCGCGCTGCGGCACCGCGGCCTACCTCGTGAACGGGCGTCATTTTCCCGGACATGTGGTGCTGGCGCTGGGCTCGCTCGACGGTTGTTCGGACGCCTTGGCCCCGCACGTCCAGGTCTACACCCCGGACCGGGCGGTCTGGGTCAAGCTTCACGACGATGAGCCGGTCTTGAGCTGA
- a CDS encoding AAA family ATPase — protein sequence MTAAETAAETALPTAEADRLAGEIERLGARLAAVREGIGHVIFGQQQVVDNTLITLLAGGHTLLVGVPGLAKTRLVETLGTVFGLEDRRVQCTPDLMPADILGSEVLEEGESGRRSFRFIQGPVFAQLLMADEINRASPRTQSALLQAMQEHRVTVAGSPHELPNPFHVLATQNPLEQEGTYPLPEAQLDRFFVEIEVGYPDLEAERQMLLATTGTRGAEARQVMSPAELMAAQTLVRRVPVGEKIVEAILSIVRSGRPTETARDEIKAQVAWGPGPRASQALMLAIRARAVLDGRFAPSMDDVLAMAGPVLRHRMALSFAARADGVVIDDIIALLSEPYR from the coding sequence ATGACCGCCGCAGAAACCGCCGCAGAGACAGCTTTGCCAACGGCCGAGGCCGACCGCCTGGCCGGTGAGATCGAGCGTCTGGGCGCCCGACTCGCCGCCGTGCGCGAGGGGATCGGCCATGTGATTTTCGGTCAGCAGCAGGTGGTCGACAACACCCTGATCACGCTGCTCGCCGGAGGGCACACGCTGCTGGTCGGCGTGCCCGGCCTGGCCAAGACCCGCCTGGTCGAAACACTCGGCACGGTCTTCGGGCTGGAGGATCGCCGGGTGCAGTGCACGCCCGATCTGATGCCGGCCGATATCCTGGGCTCCGAAGTGCTGGAGGAGGGCGAGAGCGGCCGGCGCAGCTTCCGCTTCATCCAAGGGCCGGTCTTCGCCCAGCTTCTGATGGCCGACGAGATCAACCGCGCCAGCCCGCGCACCCAGTCGGCGCTGCTGCAGGCCATGCAGGAGCATCGCGTGACCGTTGCCGGCTCGCCCCACGAACTGCCGAACCCTTTCCACGTGCTGGCGACCCAGAATCCGCTAGAGCAGGAGGGCACCTATCCCCTGCCGGAGGCGCAGCTCGACCGCTTCTTCGTCGAAATCGAAGTTGGCTATCCGGATCTCGAGGCCGAACGGCAGATGCTGCTTGCGACCACCGGCACCCGCGGCGCCGAGGCGCGGCAGGTGATGTCGCCGGCCGAACTGATGGCGGCGCAGACCCTGGTCCGCCGCGTGCCGGTCGGCGAGAAGATCGTCGAGGCGATCCTCAGCATCGTCCGCTCGGGCCGCCCGACCGAAACGGCGCGCGACGAGATCAAAGCGCAGGTCGCCTGGGGACCGGGACCACGCGCCAGCCAGGCGCTGATGCTGGCGATTCGCGCCCGCGCCGTCCTGGACGGCCGCTTCGCCCCCTCGATGGACGACGTGCTCGCCATGGCGGGGCCCGTGCTGCGCCACCGCATGGCGCTCAGCTTCGCCGCCCGCGCCGACGGGGTGGTGATCGACGATATCATCGCGCTGCTCAGCGAGCCCTATCGTTGA
- a CDS encoding methyl-accepting chemotaxis protein, whose product MAHLSLGRILGAGRGRISAGGRIKVTSVEIASMLAELDRSQAIIHFEPDGTIITANHNFLAAMGYDLAEIQGRHHSLFVDPLFAESDAYRQFWANLRSGEPPTGVFKRIAKGGRPIWIQATYSPVVDARGRVVKVIKHAIDVTAQTLQNADYSGQIAAINTSQAVVSFQLDGTILDANENFLNAVGYRLEEVIGQNHRLLLVPDDAQSRDYREFWEALARGEHRASEVKRIGKDGRELWLQASYNAILDPDGKPFKVVLYATDITQRVHARHEAERVGKLVDGNLDKILAAVGTANEQTTSAAAASNETAQVVQSAAAAAGQFQASATEISQSMTLSTEQVGTAMEETAKADTATQQLVGAADAMNSIVSVIQEIAGQINMLALNATIESARAGEAGKGFAVVASEVKLLATQVAKATEQVSTEIAGMQSIAGDVVQRLDSIKNAVTSVEKSVTGVAGAVEEQTETTREIAANMQSAAGAVGEVSTSLDSIAEAVQTADTLAQEGTDLYRSLQNTAA is encoded by the coding sequence ATGGCGCACCTCTCCCTCGGCCGCATCCTAGGTGCCGGGCGCGGCCGGATATCGGCGGGCGGCAGGATCAAGGTCACCTCCGTCGAAATAGCTTCGATGCTCGCGGAGCTGGATCGGTCGCAGGCCATCATTCATTTCGAGCCTGACGGTACGATCATCACCGCCAACCATAACTTCCTGGCGGCCATGGGCTACGATCTGGCGGAAATCCAGGGCCGGCATCACAGCCTCTTCGTCGATCCGCTCTTCGCCGAGAGCGATGCCTACCGGCAGTTCTGGGCCAATCTGCGCAGCGGCGAGCCGCCGACCGGCGTCTTCAAGCGCATTGCCAAGGGCGGGCGGCCGATCTGGATTCAGGCGACTTACAGTCCCGTCGTCGATGCGCGCGGCCGGGTCGTCAAGGTCATCAAGCATGCCATCGACGTCACCGCCCAAACGCTGCAGAACGCCGACTACAGCGGACAGATCGCGGCGATCAACACGTCCCAGGCGGTGGTGTCCTTCCAGCTCGACGGCACCATTCTCGACGCCAACGAGAACTTCCTGAACGCGGTCGGTTATCGCCTCGAGGAGGTTATCGGCCAAAACCATCGGCTCCTGCTCGTGCCCGACGACGCGCAAAGCCGGGACTACCGGGAGTTTTGGGAGGCGCTGGCGCGCGGCGAGCATCGCGCCTCGGAGGTCAAGCGGATCGGCAAGGATGGCAGGGAGCTATGGCTGCAGGCCTCCTACAACGCCATCCTCGATCCCGACGGCAAGCCCTTCAAGGTCGTACTCTACGCCACGGACATCACCCAGCGCGTCCACGCGCGCCACGAAGCCGAGCGCGTCGGCAAGCTGGTGGACGGCAATCTCGACAAGATCCTGGCAGCCGTCGGCACCGCCAACGAGCAGACGACCTCGGCGGCCGCCGCATCCAATGAAACGGCGCAGGTGGTCCAATCGGCGGCGGCGGCGGCGGGGCAGTTTCAGGCCTCCGCGACCGAAATCTCGCAGAGCATGACCCTCTCCACCGAACAGGTCGGAACGGCGATGGAGGAGACCGCGAAGGCAGACACCGCGACCCAGCAACTCGTCGGCGCGGCGGACGCCATGAACAGCATCGTCTCGGTGATCCAGGAGATCGCCGGACAGATCAACATGCTGGCCCTCAACGCAACCATCGAGTCCGCCCGCGCCGGCGAGGCGGGCAAGGGCTTCGCCGTCGTTGCCTCGGAGGTCAAGCTGCTGGCGACCCAGGTGGCCAAGGCCACCGAGCAGGTTTCCACGGAAATCGCCGGCATGCAGTCCATCGCCGGCGACGTCGTCCAGCGTCTCGACAGCATCAAGAACGCCGTGACCTCGGTGGAAAAAAGCGTCACGGGCGTGGCCGGAGCGGTCGAGGAACAGACCGAGACGACGCGCGAGATCGCCGCGAACATGCAGTCGGCGGCCGGGGCGGTCGGTGAAGTCAGCACCAGCCTGGACTCCATCGCCGAAGCCGTACAGACCGCTGACACCCTGGCGCAGGAAGGCACCGACCTTTATCGCAGCCTGCAGAACACGGCGGCTTAG
- a CDS encoding DUF4159 domain-containing protein, with protein sequence MLTLGPLGFVNPLLLFALAGLPILWWLLRVTPPAPKRLSFPAIRLLFGLQPPEETPARTPWWLIALRMLLAALVILGLARPILNPNAQLAGGGTVVVVVDNGWAAAANWAARERLLGDLLDQAERDRRTVVLATTAPDGRESAETRLSALPAAEARRIALGLQPRPWALDRPATAERLRALELDGSATVVWLSDGLESGADPEAAEFAQALAGLGSVQIYRDAPGDLPRLLLPPEIDTAALILRARRAPSEAPDSLTVRASDDRGRVVAQQLLDFEPGAAETAQALTLPIELRNRITRLDIEGEAGAGAVLFLDERWRRRPVGLVSAGPLDAAQPLLSELYFLERALAPFTEISRGDVGQLMNRGVAVIALPDLGPLPPEQATALESWVQAGGLLLRFAGPRLAEGDDGLLPVELRRGGRVMGGALTWSDPAELAPFAPDSPFAGLMLPQDVAVSRQVLAEPALDLPDKTWAQLTDGTPLVTAEPRGQGWVTLIHTTANTEWSDLPLSGLFVEMLRRVVAVSQGVSGASEATLPPLSTLDGFGRLGTPPVTALALTAEAIEAGEIGPRHPPGIYGTDAGRRAHNLVAGNPSLIPIGNLPRGLESRVYAGGEERDLLPWLLTAALVVALLDALIALALRGHLSLRPGSLRRAAKGGVSAGALGLLLLSGLLLQTPAAHAQSTAQAQSTAQAQSGAQSGSDQDLRRILAATLDTRLAYVITGVPRVDDLSRAGLSGLSRLLLRRTAVEPSDPMAVELGRDELAFFPLLYWPITPEQTNLDSAARRALNDYLVNGGTLLIDLREPAVGTRLFGASSRNGQALQRLTDGIQVPPLVPVPPEHVLTKAFYLLQDFPGRYDGGTLWVENPDEADNDGVASVVIGSNDWAGAWAIDDLGRPMAAAVPGGERQREMAYRFGVNLVMYALTGNYKADQVHVPYILERLGQ encoded by the coding sequence ATGCTGACACTCGGTCCTCTCGGCTTCGTCAATCCCCTGCTGCTCTTCGCCCTGGCCGGCCTGCCGATCCTCTGGTGGCTGCTGCGCGTCACGCCGCCCGCGCCGAAGCGCCTTAGCTTTCCGGCGATCCGCTTGCTGTTCGGCCTGCAGCCGCCGGAGGAGACGCCGGCTCGCACGCCCTGGTGGCTGATCGCCCTGCGCATGCTGCTCGCGGCGCTGGTGATCCTCGGTCTGGCCCGTCCCATCCTCAATCCCAATGCCCAGCTCGCCGGCGGCGGCACCGTGGTCGTGGTGGTCGACAACGGCTGGGCCGCCGCCGCCAACTGGGCGGCGCGCGAGCGCCTGCTCGGCGATCTTCTCGATCAGGCGGAGCGGGACCGCCGGACCGTGGTCCTGGCGACCACCGCGCCCGACGGGCGGGAGTCGGCGGAAACCCGGCTCTCGGCCCTGCCCGCGGCGGAGGCGCGCCGCATCGCCCTCGGCCTGCAGCCGAGGCCCTGGGCGCTGGACCGTCCGGCCACCGCCGAGCGGCTGCGCGCGCTCGAGCTGGACGGCTCGGCCACGGTCGTCTGGCTGTCCGACGGCTTGGAAAGCGGAGCGGACCCGGAAGCCGCGGAGTTCGCCCAGGCGCTCGCCGGGCTCGGCAGCGTCCAGATCTACCGCGACGCGCCCGGCGACCTGCCCCGTCTGCTGCTCCCGCCGGAAATCGACACGGCCGCGCTGATCCTGCGCGCCCGGCGCGCACCGAGCGAAGCGCCCGACAGTCTGACCGTGCGGGCCAGCGACGATCGCGGTCGGGTCGTCGCCCAGCAGCTTCTGGACTTCGAGCCGGGCGCCGCCGAGACGGCCCAGGCCCTGACCCTGCCGATCGAGCTGCGCAACCGCATCACCCGTCTCGACATCGAGGGCGAGGCCGGCGCCGGCGCGGTGCTGTTCCTCGACGAGCGCTGGCGCCGCCGCCCGGTCGGCCTGGTCTCCGCCGGCCCGCTCGACGCGGCGCAACCGCTTCTGAGCGAACTCTACTTCCTGGAGCGCGCGCTGGCGCCCTTCACCGAGATCAGCCGTGGCGACGTCGGGCAGTTGATGAACCGCGGCGTCGCCGTGATCGCCCTGCCCGACCTCGGTCCGCTGCCGCCCGAGCAGGCGACGGCGTTGGAGAGCTGGGTCCAGGCCGGCGGGCTGCTGCTGCGCTTCGCCGGTCCCCGTCTGGCGGAGGGCGACGACGGCCTGCTGCCGGTCGAGCTGCGCCGGGGGGGCCGCGTCATGGGCGGCGCACTGACCTGGAGCGATCCGGCCGAACTGGCCCCCTTCGCTCCCGACTCGCCCTTCGCCGGGCTGATGCTGCCGCAGGACGTCGCCGTGTCCCGCCAGGTGCTCGCGGAGCCGGCGCTGGACCTGCCGGACAAGACCTGGGCGCAGTTGACCGACGGCACGCCGCTGGTCACGGCGGAACCGCGCGGCCAGGGCTGGGTCACGCTGATCCACACCACCGCGAACACGGAGTGGTCCGACCTGCCGCTCTCCGGCCTCTTCGTCGAGATGCTGCGGCGGGTCGTGGCGGTCAGTCAGGGCGTCAGCGGCGCCAGCGAGGCGACCTTGCCGCCGCTCTCCACCCTCGACGGTTTCGGCCGGCTCGGCACGCCGCCGGTCACCGCCCTGGCTCTGACGGCGGAGGCAATCGAGGCCGGCGAGATCGGTCCGCGCCATCCGCCGGGCATCTACGGGACAGACGCAGGCCGCCGCGCTCACAATCTGGTGGCCGGCAATCCCTCCCTGATCCCCATCGGCAACCTGCCGCGCGGCCTGGAGTCGCGCGTCTACGCCGGCGGCGAGGAGCGGGACCTGCTGCCCTGGCTGCTGACGGCGGCGCTGGTGGTGGCGCTGCTGGACGCCCTGATCGCGCTGGCGCTGCGCGGCCATCTCAGTCTGCGGCCCGGCAGCCTGCGCCGGGCGGCCAAGGGCGGCGTCAGCGCCGGCGCCCTCGGCCTGCTCCTGCTGTCCGGACTGCTGCTCCAGACCCCGGCGGCGCACGCGCAATCCACGGCGCAAGCCCAATCCACGGCGCAAGCCCAATCCGGGGCGCAATCCGGAAGCGATCAGGACCTGCGCCGTATCCTGGCCGCGACTCTGGACACCCGCTTGGCCTACGTGATCACCGGCGTGCCGCGGGTCGACGACCTCAGCCGCGCCGGGCTGTCGGGTCTCTCACGTCTGCTGCTGCGGCGCACGGCGGTGGAGCCGTCCGACCCCATGGCGGTGGAACTGGGCCGCGACGAACTGGCCTTCTTTCCGCTGCTCTACTGGCCGATCACGCCGGAGCAGACCAACCTCGATTCGGCGGCGCGGCGCGCCCTCAACGATTACCTCGTCAACGGCGGCACCCTGCTGATCGACCTGCGCGAACCGGCCGTCGGCACCCGCCTGTTCGGCGCGTCCAGCCGCAACGGTCAGGCCCTGCAACGGCTGACCGACGGGATCCAGGTGCCGCCGCTGGTCCCGGTCCCGCCCGAGCATGTGCTGACCAAGGCCTTCTATCTGCTGCAGGACTTTCCCGGCCGCTACGACGGCGGCACGCTTTGGGTCGAAAACCCCGACGAGGCGGACAACGACGGCGTCGCCTCCGTCGTGATCGGCTCCAACGACTGGGCCGGCGCCTGGGCCATCGACGACCTGGGGCGCCCGATGGCCGCCGCGGTGCCGGGCGGCGAACGCCAGCGCGAGATGGCCTACCGCTTCGGAGTCAATCTCGTGATGTACGCGCTGACCGGCAACTACAAGGCCGATCAGGTGCATGTGCCCTACATCCTCGAACGGCTGGGACAGTAG
- a CDS encoding DUF1285 domain-containing protein: MDGQSGGQSFGDTKSRGPADRADGGPSNDGPPTWPSCGDFDMKIARDGTWSYRGSPIGRKRLVKLFSSVLRREADGDYWLVTPVERGRIAVEDVPFIAEELVERGDGPERILAFRTNLDDWVEADTAHPLRILHDAESGEPTPYILVRDGLEARLARAVFYHLVELAVPQRDEEGRERLGVWSKGSFFPLDPPSGS, from the coding sequence ATGGACGGACAGTCCGGCGGCCAGTCTTTCGGCGACACGAAGTCGCGAGGTCCCGCCGACAGGGCGGATGGCGGTCCCTCGAACGATGGACCGCCGACCTGGCCGTCCTGCGGCGACTTCGACATGAAGATTGCCCGCGACGGGACCTGGAGCTACCGGGGCAGCCCGATCGGCCGGAAGCGGCTGGTCAAGCTTTTCTCCAGCGTGCTGCGGCGCGAGGCCGACGGAGACTATTGGCTGGTGACGCCGGTCGAACGCGGGCGCATCGCGGTTGAGGACGTGCCCTTCATCGCCGAGGAACTGGTCGAGCGCGGGGACGGCCCGGAGAGGATCCTCGCGTTCCGCACCAACCTGGACGACTGGGTCGAGGCCGATACGGCGCATCCGCTCCGGATCCTCCACGACGCTGAAAGCGGTGAGCCGACTCCCTATATTCTGGTAAGGGACGGCCTGGAGGCGCGGCTTGCACGCGCCGTCTTCTACCATCTGGTGGAGCTGGCGGTGCCTCAACGAGACGAAGAGGGACGGGAACGCCTCGGCGTATGGAGCAAGGGCAGTTTCTTTCCGCTGGACCCACCGTCCGGCAGCTGA
- a CDS encoding CoA pyrophosphatase → MEQGQFLSAGPTVRQLTGEAVERRLRAAAPGRRSTLTLQPEGTRGDHELNPDLYDPERTMKAAAVLVPLVERKAGLSVLLTRRTAHLRDHAGQIAFPGGRLEPQDADALACALRESEEEVGLRRDLVTPIGQLDVYVTRTGFEVTPVVGRIPAPLELTPDPFEVAEAFEVPLAFFLDPANREIQSRVYQGKTRHFYVYPYRDYYIWGATAGMLNNLVEVMGT, encoded by the coding sequence ATGGAGCAAGGGCAGTTTCTTTCCGCTGGACCCACCGTCCGGCAGCTGACCGGCGAGGCGGTGGAGCGCCGGTTGCGCGCCGCCGCGCCCGGACGCCGCTCCACCCTGACGCTGCAGCCGGAAGGCACGCGTGGCGACCACGAGCTGAATCCCGACCTCTACGACCCGGAGCGGACCATGAAGGCGGCGGCCGTGCTGGTGCCGCTGGTCGAGCGCAAGGCCGGCCTCAGCGTGCTGCTGACCCGGCGCACCGCGCACCTGCGCGACCACGCCGGCCAGATCGCCTTTCCGGGCGGACGCCTGGAGCCGCAGGACGCCGATGCGCTGGCCTGCGCCCTGCGCGAGAGCGAGGAGGAGGTCGGCCTGCGGCGCGATCTGGTGACGCCGATCGGGCAGCTCGACGTCTATGTCACCCGCACCGGCTTCGAGGTCACGCCCGTCGTCGGGCGGATCCCGGCGCCGCTGGAGCTGACGCCCGACCCTTTCGAGGTCGCCGAAGCCTTCGAAGTGCCGCTGGCCTTCTTCCTGGACCCAGCGAACCGCGAGATCCAGAGCCGCGTCTACCAGGGCAAGACCCGCCACTTCTACGTTTATCCCTACCGGGACTACTACATCTGGGGCGCAACGGCGGGCATGCTCAACAACCTGGTCGAGGTGATGGGGACATGA
- a CDS encoding methyl-accepting chemotaxis protein, which yields MTFLDNLPIVRKLTVAFAGMFLIGVLASGVGLMQMSAIQESAQATRTTIETRGHLEELREAFIEQQGAIRALLLSGERAYVAQYDQAVERYGLSYGVARNSLSDQESVLTKLAALNEEVAAWQNDVAARQIRLMREPLTIDEARAMEVSGLSTMAMQRVQQIYVGLLEGKRVEIENRAAEENAAFSTAFAVLIAGALLSLAAAVGFCLLLVRSLSRPISAMTRAMSRLADGDTSVEVPSVGRGDEVGAMAAAVQVFKDNAIRNAELAAASEQEAAERSARADRLRGVTESFSRDIGDVLDQVTGAARQLQGTSTSLTSTAQETSERASNVASSSERASQNVETVAAASEELGASIQEITRQVNKQRELAGEAAKDAKASDAEVRRLADSAQKIGDVVSLITDIAEQTNLLALNATIEAARAGEAGKGFAVVASEVKNLASQTAKATEQISRDIDAIQSQTSATVGSIDVIGQRIGSISEIATAVATAVEEQSAATQEISRNVQSAAAGARDVNDNISGVTETAGGLDRSSSELADASRVLTTQSEELQRFVARFVEDVRAA from the coding sequence ATGACCTTCCTCGACAATCTGCCCATCGTGCGCAAACTTACGGTGGCTTTCGCCGGTATGTTCCTGATCGGCGTTCTGGCCTCGGGCGTTGGCCTCATGCAGATGTCCGCGATCCAGGAAAGCGCCCAGGCCACGCGCACCACGATCGAAACGCGCGGTCATCTGGAGGAGCTGCGCGAGGCCTTCATCGAACAGCAGGGTGCCATCCGCGCGCTCCTGCTGAGTGGCGAGCGGGCCTATGTCGCGCAGTACGATCAGGCCGTCGAGCGTTACGGACTCTCCTATGGGGTGGCCCGCAACTCGCTCAGCGACCAGGAAAGTGTCTTGACGAAGCTGGCGGCGCTCAACGAGGAGGTCGCGGCCTGGCAGAACGACGTGGCCGCCCGTCAGATCCGGTTGATGCGGGAGCCGCTGACCATCGACGAGGCGCGGGCGATGGAGGTTTCCGGCCTCTCCACCATGGCCATGCAACGGGTCCAACAGATCTATGTCGGTCTCCTTGAGGGTAAGCGCGTCGAGATCGAAAACCGCGCAGCCGAGGAGAACGCGGCCTTCTCGACCGCCTTCGCCGTGCTGATCGCAGGCGCTCTGCTTTCGCTCGCGGCGGCCGTCGGCTTCTGCCTGCTGCTGGTGCGCAGCCTGTCGCGTCCGATCTCCGCCATGACCCGGGCCATGAGCCGGCTGGCCGACGGCGATACCTCGGTCGAGGTGCCGAGCGTTGGGCGCGGCGACGAGGTCGGTGCCATGGCCGCGGCGGTTCAGGTCTTCAAGGACAACGCCATCCGCAACGCGGAGCTTGCCGCCGCCTCGGAACAGGAGGCCGCCGAGCGGTCGGCGCGCGCCGACCGACTGCGCGGCGTAACGGAGAGTTTCAGCCGTGACATCGGCGACGTGCTGGATCAGGTGACCGGCGCCGCGCGGCAGCTCCAGGGAACCAGCACCAGTCTGACCTCGACGGCGCAGGAGACAAGCGAGCGTGCCTCCAACGTCGCTTCCTCCTCCGAACGGGCCAGCCAGAACGTCGAGACCGTCGCCGCGGCCTCGGAGGAGTTGGGGGCCTCGATCCAGGAGATCACCCGACAGGTCAACAAGCAGCGGGAACTGGCCGGCGAGGCGGCCAAGGACGCGAAGGCGAGCGATGCCGAGGTGCGCCGGCTGGCCGACAGTGCCCAGAAGATCGGCGACGTGGTCAGCCTGATCACGGACATTGCCGAGCAGACCAATCTGCTGGCGTTGAACGCGACGATTGAAGCCGCCCGTGCGGGCGAAGCGGGCAAGGGCTTCGCGGTGGTGGCCAGCGAAGTCAAGAACCTGGCCAGCCAGACCGCCAAGGCGACGGAGCAGATCTCCAGGGATATCGACGCGATTCAGTCCCAGACCTCCGCTACCGTTGGCTCCATCGACGTAATCGGCCAGCGCATCGGCTCGATCAGCGAGATCGCCACCGCCGTTGCCACCGCCGTCGAGGAACAGTCGGCCGCGACCCAGGAGATTTCGCGCAATGTCCAGTCGGCCGCGGCCGGCGCGCGCGACGTCAACGACAACATCTCCGGCGTCACCGAAACGGCGGGCGGGCTCGACCGCTCTTCCTCGGAACTCGCCGATGCTTCGCGAGTCCTGACCACCCAGTCGGAAGAACTGCAGCGCTTCGTCGCCCGTTTCGTCGAGGACGTCCGGGCGGCGTGA
- a CDS encoding DUF58 domain-containing protein, with protein sequence MALSPDLPLQQRGEALAAGLPPLLIAAERVASTVAQGVHGRRRVGQGETFWQFRPYELGDTPQTIDWRQTAKSDRVFVRQTEWEAAQSVWLWRDTSPSMDWSSDRNLETKRARADLLLLGLAVLAIQAGERVALAGTGRRPDASRATLTRLALELERGGDAVRLADEDALAPRQDLPRFGQVVWFGDFLQPLENVEARVRYFAERGLRGHILQILDPAEEGLPFQGRVRFEGLEGEEPWLLSRVETVRGAYLERLAQQREGLIEIARRAGWTAGLHHTDSTPQSALLGLYQTLAVQPGGR encoded by the coding sequence ATGGCGCTGAGCCCGGACCTTCCCCTGCAACAACGCGGCGAGGCCCTGGCGGCCGGTCTGCCGCCCCTGCTGATCGCGGCCGAGCGGGTGGCCTCCACCGTGGCTCAAGGCGTGCACGGCCGCCGGCGGGTCGGACAGGGCGAGACCTTCTGGCAGTTCCGTCCCTACGAACTGGGCGACACCCCGCAGACCATCGACTGGCGCCAGACCGCCAAGTCCGACCGGGTCTTCGTCCGCCAGACGGAGTGGGAGGCGGCGCAGTCGGTCTGGCTCTGGCGCGATACCTCGCCCTCCATGGACTGGTCGTCCGACCGCAACCTGGAAACCAAGCGGGCGCGCGCCGACCTGCTGCTGCTGGGCCTCGCGGTTCTGGCGATCCAGGCCGGCGAGCGGGTGGCGCTGGCCGGCACGGGGCGCCGCCCCGATGCGAGCCGGGCGACCCTGACCCGCCTGGCGCTCGAGCTGGAGCGCGGCGGCGACGCCGTTCGGCTGGCCGACGAGGACGCGCTGGCACCGCGCCAGGATCTGCCACGCTTTGGCCAGGTCGTCTGGTTCGGAGATTTCCTGCAGCCGCTGGAGAACGTCGAGGCGCGGGTGCGCTACTTCGCCGAACGCGGCCTGCGCGGCCACATCCTGCAGATCCTCGACCCCGCCGAGGAAGGGCTGCCCTTCCAAGGGCGGGTCCGTTTCGAGGGGCTGGAGGGTGAGGAGCCCTGGCTGCTCAGCCGGGTCGAGACGGTGCGCGGCGCCTATCTAGAGCGCCTCGCGCAACAGCGCGAAGGCCTGATCGAGATCGCGCGGCGGGCCGGCTGGACGGCCGGACTGCACCACACGGATTCGACACCGCAGTCGGCGTTGCTCGGTTTGTACCAGACGCTCGCCGTACAGCCCGGGGGACGCTGA